Proteins from a single region of Novipirellula caenicola:
- a CDS encoding ankyrin repeat domain-containing protein, with protein sequence MQDVDTLIELIRASRHEDALAMLNASPALATQRTDRSGQLCGATPLHWAAHHNATELCQRLIELGADVNDAAGQWWRTPLAWGADAAATESVELLLSNGADVNQDAIVGTTALHAVAMGGASQGKRDPQAYKRTAEILIAHGADIHRRTEKQRTPLDEAVDNGNKSVAAVLRKHGAEISDSSL encoded by the coding sequence ATGCAGGACGTCGACACCCTGATTGAACTGATTCGTGCGAGCCGACACGAGGATGCATTGGCGATGCTCAATGCGTCTCCGGCATTGGCAACGCAGCGGACAGATCGATCCGGACAGCTTTGCGGCGCCACGCCGCTGCACTGGGCTGCACACCACAATGCGACGGAACTTTGCCAAAGGCTGATCGAACTCGGTGCAGATGTGAACGACGCTGCGGGGCAGTGGTGGCGGACTCCGCTTGCCTGGGGGGCCGATGCCGCTGCCACCGAATCAGTCGAACTGCTGCTCAGCAACGGCGCCGATGTCAACCAAGATGCCATCGTGGGGACGACAGCACTTCACGCCGTCGCGATGGGAGGTGCATCTCAAGGAAAACGCGATCCGCAGGCGTACAAGCGAACCGCTGAGATCTTGATTGCCCATGGTGCTGATATCCATCGACGTACCGAAAAACAGCGAACTCCGCTTGATGAGGCAGTCGATAACGGGAATAAATCGGTCGCAGCGGTGCTGCGAAAGCATGGAGCCGAGATTTCCGATTCGAGTCTCTAA
- a CDS encoding alpha/beta hydrolase family protein: MSRHYYAILLVVAAIVFAPAVNAGEVNEVRYLSSADDSQQPAMFYNPNASDAVPLVVALHTWSGDYKQDNHKDIQQWCIDHGWAYIHPNFRGPNVRPQATGSELVVKDIVSAVDYAKQAANIDPNAIYLVGTSGGGYTSLVMAGRHPEIWAGVSAWVPISDLTAWYQQCKQTNRNYYKNIAASCGGVPGSSPEVDEEYRKRSPLTYLANAKDVKLHLHAGIRDGHDGSVPISHSLLAFNEVAAAEDRLSADEIAYFDKEIEVPESLNQSLSDPSYGSKQPLFRRTSGNATVTIFDGRHELIPTAAIAWIESVHESRRGTAK; encoded by the coding sequence ATGAGCCGCCACTATTACGCGATCTTGCTAGTCGTCGCTGCGATTGTTTTCGCCCCTGCTGTCAATGCTGGCGAGGTCAACGAGGTCCGTTACTTGAGTTCCGCGGACGATTCGCAGCAGCCTGCGATGTTCTACAACCCCAACGCAAGCGACGCGGTCCCACTAGTGGTTGCCTTGCACACATGGTCGGGTGACTACAAACAAGATAACCATAAAGACATCCAGCAGTGGTGCATCGACCACGGCTGGGCCTACATCCATCCTAATTTCCGCGGCCCGAATGTTCGTCCGCAAGCAACCGGATCCGAGCTGGTTGTCAAAGACATTGTCAGCGCGGTTGATTACGCGAAACAGGCAGCGAACATTGACCCAAACGCGATCTACCTCGTCGGCACATCGGGCGGAGGCTACACGTCGCTGGTGATGGCCGGCCGTCATCCTGAAATTTGGGCCGGCGTCTCGGCGTGGGTGCCCATCTCCGACCTGACCGCTTGGTACCAGCAGTGCAAACAAACCAATCGCAACTATTACAAGAACATCGCCGCGTCATGTGGCGGAGTACCAGGCAGCAGTCCCGAGGTGGATGAAGAATACCGAAAGAGATCTCCGCTCACTTATCTGGCAAACGCCAAAGACGTAAAACTTCATCTGCACGCGGGTATCCGCGACGGGCACGACGGCAGCGTCCCGATTAGCCATTCTCTATTGGCGTTCAACGAAGTCGCAGCCGCCGAAGATCGCTTGTCCGCGGACGAGATCGCCTACTTTGACAAAGAAATTGAAGTGCCCGAATCGCTGAACCAATCGCTTTCCGATCCAAGCTACGGAAGCAAGCAACCGCTTTTCCGCCGCACCTCCGGCAACGCCACCGTCACGATCTTTGACGGACGCCACGAATTGATCCCGACCGCCGCAATCGCGTGGATCGAGAGCGTGCACGAGAGTCGACGCGGCACTGCCAAGTAA
- a CDS encoding alpha/beta hydrolase: MKNDSPRCDDWRVASSLVSDESDRTFASSLPSHSLGDPMSPSQFKTLTLGILATVLMTGNLNGQNTAEVTVHRDLVFANVDGTPLKLDLYLPAVQGNAPLVIWIHGGGWRGGSKQKPPIRKVTEHGYALASISYRFTDTAIFPAQIHDCKAAVRWLRANADSFGYNADWIAVAGGSAGGYLALMLGVTDQIAEFNGSLGDHPEQSSSVQAVIDYFGPSDFLLRGKTQPERAYTEKSGSFALLGGLRDGKLTPEIERRASPATYVTADDPPLLVFHGTDDEVVRLDQSEHIVKLYSELGLSAKLVVVESAGHGGVRFFRDPHFATLLKFLDQHRPR, from the coding sequence ATGAAGAATGACTCACCGCGTTGCGATGATTGGCGGGTTGCATCCTCCCTTGTCAGCGACGAATCGGATCGTACATTTGCATCCTCGCTGCCGAGTCACTCACTAGGCGATCCAATGAGCCCCTCGCAATTTAAGACACTCACACTCGGAATCCTGGCCACCGTGTTGATGACTGGAAACCTCAACGGACAGAACACTGCCGAAGTGACGGTGCATCGCGACCTTGTGTTTGCCAATGTCGATGGCACGCCGCTGAAATTGGATCTCTACCTGCCGGCGGTCCAAGGCAACGCCCCGCTTGTGATTTGGATCCATGGAGGCGGATGGCGTGGGGGATCGAAACAAAAGCCACCAATCCGAAAAGTCACCGAACACGGCTATGCACTGGCGAGCATCAGCTATCGGTTCACAGACACCGCAATCTTTCCCGCTCAAATTCATGATTGCAAAGCCGCAGTCCGCTGGCTTCGTGCCAATGCCGATTCATTCGGGTACAACGCCGACTGGATCGCGGTTGCGGGCGGTTCGGCTGGCGGGTACTTGGCATTGATGCTTGGCGTCACCGATCAAATCGCAGAATTTAACGGCTCGCTCGGCGATCACCCTGAACAATCGTCGTCGGTCCAAGCCGTAATCGATTACTTTGGTCCTTCCGACTTTTTGTTGCGAGGCAAAACGCAACCCGAGCGAGCCTATACCGAGAAATCAGGCAGCTTCGCGTTACTCGGTGGACTTCGCGACGGTAAACTCACCCCCGAAATCGAGCGGCGTGCCAGTCCGGCGACCTATGTCACTGCCGATGATCCTCCGCTGCTCGTTTTTCACGGCACCGATGACGAGGTCGTTCGGTTGGATCAGAGCGAGCACATCGTGAAACTCTATTCCGAGCTCGGGTTATCCGCCAAGCTGGTCGTTGTCGAGTCCGCAGGCCACGGCGGCGTCCGCTTCTTTCGCGATCCACACTTCGCAACCTTGCTGAAATTCTTGGATCAACATCGGCCGCGATGA
- a CDS encoding family 16 glycoside hydrolase — protein sequence MHYLVRFLAIFIVVFACLSLASSCDAASPEPPDGYRAIFNGNDLSGWYGWNPHASAKLSGEKKEANLREQRAEFPEHWSVENGELVNDGHGPYATTEQEFGNIDLLIEYKTVPGADSGVYLRGTPQVQIWDWNQAFNPKKPDRKPRQGSGGLFNNTPGTLGRDPIMRADKPFGQWNQLRIRQVGDRTWVWLNKRLVVEGAVMENYWDRSQPLPAKGPIMLQTHGGEIRWRNLFVREIGEQESKRILAAFRPLPDPTQYDVAYGPHPKQVLHFWQAKSDKPTPVLFFIHGGGWGSGGRLSGLVNMLPRMLSEGISVVSVEYRFVAEATAEGVSPPVKGPLSDAARALQFVRSKAEEWNLDKQRIGASGGSAGACSSLWLTFHPEMADPQSDDPVARESTRLWCAAVTGAQTTLDPKQMKEWTPNSRYGGHAFGFHGDAAMKLSGFDQFLAKRDTILPWIAEYSPYALVSSDDPPVYLSYSAPPALGQNQKDPTHTSNFGVKLKEHCEATGVKCELVYPGAENVDHETTTDYLLWKLKS from the coding sequence ATGCACTATCTTGTTCGGTTTCTCGCGATTTTCATTGTTGTCTTTGCTTGTTTGTCGCTTGCATCGTCTTGCGATGCCGCATCGCCGGAGCCGCCCGATGGTTATCGAGCGATCTTCAACGGCAACGATCTTTCGGGATGGTACGGATGGAATCCACACGCGTCCGCTAAACTTTCGGGTGAAAAAAAAGAGGCCAACCTACGTGAGCAGCGGGCTGAATTTCCCGAGCACTGGTCCGTAGAAAATGGCGAACTTGTCAACGATGGCCATGGGCCTTACGCGACGACCGAACAGGAGTTCGGAAACATCGACCTGCTGATCGAGTACAAGACGGTTCCCGGTGCGGACAGCGGTGTCTATTTACGTGGGACGCCGCAAGTTCAGATTTGGGACTGGAACCAAGCGTTCAATCCAAAGAAACCTGATCGCAAACCGCGTCAAGGATCGGGTGGCCTGTTCAACAATACGCCCGGAACGTTGGGGCGTGATCCCATCATGCGAGCCGATAAGCCGTTTGGCCAATGGAACCAATTGCGAATCCGACAAGTCGGTGATCGCACCTGGGTTTGGCTCAACAAACGTTTGGTGGTCGAAGGTGCGGTGATGGAGAATTATTGGGACCGATCGCAGCCGTTGCCCGCGAAAGGGCCGATCATGTTGCAAACCCACGGCGGCGAGATCCGCTGGCGTAACCTCTTTGTTCGTGAGATCGGCGAGCAAGAGAGCAAGCGAATCTTGGCGGCATTTCGCCCTCTTCCGGATCCGACCCAATACGACGTGGCCTACGGACCGCACCCGAAACAGGTGCTCCATTTTTGGCAGGCCAAATCGGACAAGCCAACTCCGGTGCTGTTCTTCATTCATGGCGGAGGATGGGGTAGTGGCGGTCGGCTAAGTGGGTTGGTGAACATGTTGCCGAGAATGTTATCCGAGGGCATTTCGGTGGTCTCGGTCGAGTATCGTTTTGTCGCCGAAGCGACGGCTGAAGGTGTCTCGCCGCCGGTCAAAGGACCACTCAGCGATGCGGCGCGGGCGCTACAATTTGTGCGTAGCAAGGCCGAAGAATGGAATCTTGATAAACAACGAATCGGTGCCTCCGGTGGATCCGCCGGTGCGTGCTCGAGTCTGTGGTTGACGTTTCATCCCGAGATGGCGGATCCCCAGAGCGATGATCCCGTGGCACGCGAGTCGACGCGATTGTGGTGTGCCGCTGTGACCGGCGCTCAAACGACGCTGGATCCGAAACAGATGAAAGAGTGGACGCCGAACAGTCGCTACGGTGGACATGCGTTTGGGTTCCATGGCGACGCCGCAATGAAGTTGTCGGGGTTTGATCAATTCCTTGCCAAACGCGATACGATCTTGCCCTGGATTGCCGAATATTCGCCTTACGCCTTGGTCAGTTCGGATGATCCACCGGTGTATCTGAGCTACTCAGCACCTCCAGCCCTCGGTCAGAACCAAAAGGATCCCACACACACGTCCAATTTTGGCGTGAAGTTGAAAGAACACTGCGAAGCGACAGGCGTGAAATGTGAATTGGTGTATCCTGGGGCCGAGAACGTCGATCACGAAACGACGACCGACTACCTGCTCTGGAAACTAAAGTCGTAA
- a CDS encoding family 16 glycoside hydrolase has protein sequence MLSFRSVLVPFVITAILLVTNSVPAADTLVSGRDVSNASIIPDDWDPALAGDQVMQRLVRVTGPEVKGAHDSEFVVVGDQAYVVAELSDQRAGESPAWPEVYCAMSIVDLKTLDVKAIVPLARTEQVFANVALPIGACFVPRIRQISDATLRCYFASEQPGVRQSQIWYRDFDLRSQQFLDTIHKAKLKTAAGTFDMQPRYLHADAVAHGVKKQAKDYGMYLFDSFKVFDGKTYVALNNFPGKQNALAIAHDDFATFEVVGHFNEPQSASLSESAANQLPDGTWMAICRNDGGNYHVTTSVDGKSWTPGRELSSIPNGANSKPTFDKFGDTYYLGWQEATRIQGVSRSVFNIDISQDGKSWQRKYRFETTKSFQYPAFHEHNGAIWLSVTQGDSSPSRKERVMFGKLESVGEFESQTGKNRTPIAASAEQAAVLKPGVKLFTNRDYTLTEAPDFLMGRKFVRTSIEGHEIECVKPGEVFVMTLSKSHPANQSVSLLKQGFTKADTPEFQLFPGEINRVFAYRKSLNPGDRLRFDKLAFLVLGEATEITSRVTKGRAAPQETPEQAAERIEKMEKIAEHALETPVLNTSPLPEYDYDKLDYGMTIGIERTPGGRLWACWVAGGDSPEAFFVLATSDDDGETWSPPRLVVDTHNNDLPRPRSVLVGNLWTDPLGRLWLFFDQSMDMFDGRAGVWATRCDNPDADDPVWTTPRRIADGVMLNKPTVLSSGEWMLPISLDQRPGFGPFRGCFSELDPLRGASVHVSIDQGATWQRRGAATFPNPDWHEHMIIERTDGTLWMLARTARGMMQTTSNDRGRTWQTPTEHEVIRHPNARFFVRRLASGRILLIKHGDKIDSHQGRVQLSAWLSDDEGKTWSGGLVLDDRKGISYPDGLQSPDGTIYISYDRNRATDGEILMARFSEEDVLAKKLVSERGKLRMLISKPMAKKIAKMSEAESRQGFVELFDGKTFDGWQQDGNWRIEDGAFFRAAKGGSLTYKRKKVPDDFELRFEWKVSKGCNSGVYYRPGQVEYQVLDNIGSPYGENPRQAAASLFFCMAPSKDATRPVGQWNTARVVCKGSVIQHWLNGEKVLDFDYTDPKWADMVKLLTIRGGDLTGRGGELWLQDHGQPVWFRNLRWREIPPAEELKASAEFKPMPVPAGALAKEQERVQKMLEQAKSK, from the coding sequence ATGCTTTCCTTTCGCTCTGTATTGGTGCCGTTTGTCATCACGGCCATCCTGCTTGTTACTAATTCCGTCCCGGCAGCCGACACGTTGGTTTCCGGCCGCGACGTTTCTAACGCATCGATTATCCCTGATGACTGGGATCCCGCGTTGGCGGGTGACCAGGTGATGCAGCGACTCGTCCGCGTGACCGGTCCCGAAGTCAAAGGGGCTCACGATTCGGAATTTGTGGTCGTCGGCGACCAAGCCTATGTCGTTGCCGAACTGAGCGATCAGCGCGCAGGCGAAAGTCCGGCTTGGCCCGAGGTCTACTGTGCGATGTCCATCGTCGATTTGAAAACGCTGGATGTCAAAGCGATCGTGCCGCTGGCTCGCACCGAGCAAGTTTTCGCCAATGTGGCGCTTCCGATTGGTGCTTGTTTCGTGCCGCGGATTCGGCAAATCAGCGACGCCACTCTGCGTTGCTACTTTGCCAGCGAGCAACCTGGGGTGCGGCAGTCGCAAATTTGGTATCGCGATTTTGATCTGCGGTCACAGCAGTTTCTGGACACCATCCACAAAGCAAAACTCAAAACGGCTGCGGGCACGTTTGACATGCAGCCGCGTTACTTGCACGCTGACGCGGTCGCCCATGGGGTGAAGAAGCAGGCTAAAGATTATGGGATGTATTTGTTTGATTCGTTCAAAGTCTTCGACGGCAAGACGTATGTTGCGTTGAACAACTTCCCTGGCAAACAGAATGCCCTGGCGATCGCGCATGACGACTTTGCCACCTTCGAAGTGGTGGGGCACTTTAACGAGCCACAATCGGCAAGCCTGAGTGAATCGGCCGCCAACCAATTGCCCGATGGAACATGGATGGCGATCTGTCGCAACGATGGAGGCAACTACCACGTCACCACCAGCGTGGACGGGAAATCATGGACGCCGGGACGCGAGTTGTCTTCGATTCCCAATGGCGCAAATTCGAAGCCGACGTTCGACAAATTTGGCGACACTTATTATCTCGGTTGGCAGGAAGCAACGAGGATTCAGGGCGTCAGCCGGAGCGTTTTCAATATCGATATTTCGCAAGACGGCAAATCATGGCAGCGAAAGTATCGCTTCGAAACCACGAAATCGTTCCAGTACCCCGCGTTTCATGAACACAACGGGGCGATTTGGTTGAGCGTGACGCAAGGTGACTCGTCGCCGAGCCGGAAGGAACGGGTCATGTTCGGAAAACTCGAATCCGTTGGCGAGTTCGAATCCCAAACCGGCAAGAATCGCACTCCGATTGCTGCGTCCGCAGAGCAGGCTGCTGTGTTGAAACCGGGCGTCAAACTGTTCACCAACCGCGATTACACGCTGACCGAAGCGCCAGATTTCTTGATGGGACGCAAGTTTGTGCGGACCAGTATCGAAGGTCACGAGATCGAGTGTGTGAAGCCGGGGGAAGTCTTCGTGATGACGCTTAGCAAATCGCATCCGGCGAACCAAAGCGTGTCGCTGCTGAAACAGGGCTTTACCAAAGCCGACACGCCTGAGTTTCAGCTTTTTCCCGGTGAAATCAATCGTGTGTTTGCTTACCGCAAATCGCTGAACCCTGGGGATCGATTGCGGTTTGATAAGCTGGCGTTCTTGGTCTTGGGCGAAGCGACCGAGATCACCTCGCGAGTGACCAAGGGACGTGCGGCGCCGCAGGAGACGCCAGAGCAAGCGGCCGAGAGAATTGAAAAGATGGAAAAGATCGCCGAACATGCTCTTGAAACCCCGGTGCTAAATACATCGCCGCTGCCCGAATACGATTATGACAAACTCGATTACGGCATGACGATTGGAATCGAACGGACCCCCGGTGGGCGGCTATGGGCATGCTGGGTCGCCGGCGGCGACAGCCCCGAGGCGTTCTTCGTTTTGGCGACCAGCGACGATGACGGCGAAACCTGGTCACCGCCTCGGTTGGTGGTCGATACGCATAACAACGATCTGCCGCGTCCTCGCAGTGTCCTGGTTGGCAACTTGTGGACCGACCCACTCGGACGTTTGTGGCTGTTTTTTGATCAGTCGATGGACATGTTTGACGGTCGCGCCGGCGTCTGGGCCACTCGCTGTGACAACCCCGATGCCGACGATCCTGTCTGGACGACACCCCGTCGTATCGCTGACGGTGTGATGCTGAACAAGCCAACGGTGTTGTCCAGCGGCGAATGGATGCTGCCGATTTCGCTTGACCAGCGTCCTGGTTTTGGTCCGTTCCGCGGTTGTTTCTCCGAGCTGGATCCGCTGCGTGGCGCGAGCGTTCATGTGTCAATCGACCAAGGGGCGACCTGGCAACGTCGTGGTGCGGCAACGTTCCCGAACCCCGATTGGCACGAGCACATGATCATCGAGCGAACCGACGGAACGCTTTGGATGCTTGCTCGTACGGCCAGAGGGATGATGCAGACCACGTCCAACGACCGTGGTCGCACTTGGCAAACGCCGACGGAGCATGAGGTCATTCGGCACCCCAATGCACGGTTCTTCGTTCGCCGGTTGGCATCAGGCCGCATTCTGCTGATCAAGCACGGGGACAAAATTGATTCCCATCAAGGACGCGTTCAACTAAGTGCGTGGCTTTCGGACGATGAGGGCAAAACTTGGTCCGGTGGTTTGGTGCTGGACGATCGAAAAGGGATCAGCTATCCCGATGGTTTACAGTCGCCCGACGGCACGATCTACATATCTTATGACCGCAATCGGGCAACCGATGGTGAGATCTTGATGGCCCGATTTAGCGAAGAAGACGTGTTGGCGAAAAAGCTTGTCAGCGAGCGAGGCAAGCTCCGCATGTTGATCAGCAAGCCGATGGCAAAAAAGATTGCCAAGATGAGCGAGGCTGAAAGTCGGCAAGGCTTTGTCGAACTGTTCGATGGCAAGACGTTTGACGGATGGCAGCAAGACGGTAACTGGCGAATCGAAGATGGCGCGTTCTTCCGTGCGGCTAAGGGAGGATCGCTGACGTACAAACGCAAAAAGGTCCCCGACGATTTCGAGCTCCGTTTTGAATGGAAAGTGTCCAAAGGGTGCAACAGCGGCGTTTATTACCGACCAGGACAAGTCGAGTATCAAGTGCTCGATAACATCGGCAGCCCTTATGGCGAGAACCCACGACAAGCCGCAGCGTCGCTGTTTTTCTGTATGGCGCCGTCCAAAGACGCGACTCGCCCGGTGGGCCAGTGGAATACGGCTCGCGTCGTTTGCAAAGGAAGTGTGATCCAGCATTGGCTCAATGGCGAAAAGGTCTTGGATTTCGACTACACCGATCCCAAATGGGCCGACATGGTCAAATTGTTGACGATTCGCGGCGGTGACTTAACCGGACGCGGTGGCGAACTGTGGCTACAAGATCATGGGCAACCCGTCTGGTTTCGCAATTTGCGTTGGCGAGAGATTCCGCCGGCAGAAGAGCTGAAAGCATCGGCGGAATTCAAACCGATGCCGGTCCCCGCGGGGGCACTCGCCAAAGAACAAGAACGAGTTCAAAAAATGTTAGAACAGGCCAAGTCGAAGTGA
- a CDS encoding sialate O-acetylesterase — MRKLFLFTAFSLLSVSPTLAANPAKPPIKVFILAGQSNMEGHAKVETFDYIGDDPATKPLLEKMRDDDGNPRVCEGAWISYLTGRGDNNGEGYGKLTAGYGSRSNPSENGGKIGPEFTFGLKMDEVHDEPVLIIKTAWGGKSLFYDYRPPSAGVYSRTEQDIARDRNPESGSGHYYRLMIQHVKQVLSDIGRVCPEYDKNQGYEIAGFVWFQGFNDMVNRDVYPRLPADSTENRFAKYSEWMADFIRDVRSDLTAPKMPFVIGVMGVGGEQANADNLMFREAMAAPASLPEFRGNVSAVPTSPFWDEPLAAIQEKFESVRQMGYLLRTKNKNHANADGSMSEEEQREFLKKFEAELISPEEVALRKRGASNAGYHYLGCAKTFAMMGDAFADAMLQMSNKEP; from the coding sequence ATGAGAAAATTGTTCTTGTTTACCGCGTTCAGTTTGCTTTCGGTATCGCCGACTCTGGCGGCAAACCCGGCAAAGCCGCCGATCAAGGTGTTTATCTTGGCGGGGCAATCCAATATGGAAGGGCACGCCAAGGTCGAGACGTTTGACTACATCGGAGACGATCCTGCGACGAAGCCGCTACTGGAAAAAATGCGAGACGATGACGGCAATCCGCGTGTCTGCGAAGGGGCATGGATCTCTTATCTGACCGGGCGAGGCGACAACAACGGCGAAGGCTACGGCAAGCTTACCGCGGGTTACGGATCGCGATCCAACCCAAGTGAAAACGGAGGCAAGATCGGCCCCGAGTTCACATTTGGTTTGAAGATGGACGAGGTCCACGACGAACCGGTCTTGATTATTAAGACTGCTTGGGGCGGCAAGTCGTTGTTCTATGATTACCGTCCGCCAAGCGCGGGAGTCTATTCGCGAACCGAACAAGACATCGCGCGAGACCGCAATCCCGAGAGCGGATCAGGCCACTATTACCGCTTGATGATCCAGCACGTCAAACAGGTGCTCAGCGACATCGGTCGAGTTTGCCCCGAGTACGATAAGAATCAAGGCTACGAAATTGCGGGTTTCGTTTGGTTCCAAGGGTTCAACGACATGGTCAACCGCGACGTCTATCCACGGTTGCCAGCGGACAGTACCGAGAATCGCTTTGCCAAGTACAGCGAATGGATGGCCGATTTCATTCGCGATGTTCGCAGCGACCTCACCGCACCAAAAATGCCGTTCGTGATTGGTGTGATGGGAGTCGGCGGTGAACAAGCGAACGCTGACAATTTGATGTTCCGTGAAGCGATGGCCGCCCCCGCCTCGCTACCCGAATTTCGCGGCAACGTCTCTGCAGTGCCAACGTCGCCATTCTGGGACGAACCGTTGGCGGCGATCCAAGAGAAATTCGAATCGGTGCGTCAGATGGGCTACCTGTTGCGAACTAAAAACAAGAACCATGCCAACGCAGACGGTTCGATGAGCGAAGAAGAGCAACGCGAGTTTTTGAAAAAATTTGAAGCCGAGCTGATCAGTCCCGAGGAAGTCGCATTGCGAAAACGAGGCGCATCCAACGCCGGCTATCACTACCTCGGCTGCGCGAAAACGTTCGCCATGATGGGGGATGCGTTCGCCGATGCGATGCTGCAGATGTCCAACAAAGAACCGTAG